The following nucleotide sequence is from Halogeometricum borinquense DSM 11551.
CGTCGGCGTCGGCTGACTCGGGTATCGACGTGTCGCAGTATCCTAACAGCGAGACATTGCGCTTGTCATCCTTTCCCTGCCAGATGATGGATGCCGTTCCGTCCGGGGGTGCCCCCGACGGGTGTTTGGGCGGCGTCTCGTCCGGTCCGAACGAGCCGTACAAACCGCTACTCTCGTCGGATTCCATAACGCCAACTCGTTCGACAGTGCCGACGGCCGGCCCGAACGTGAGACGGATGTGTCGCGGGACGAGTGCCGATTTTCCACCCAACAGTCCCGTTCGCGTTTGGGTGTCTGTTGTGTCTGCGCCCATCCAGAGCCAGTGTCGGTAGTCGGCTTCGTCGTCGTCCGGCAGTGTAACTGTCATCTGCATCGCTCGGATGACTCCCGGGCCGGAGACGCGTTCCCACTGGTCTGCGAGTGCTTCGACCATCACCGTCGCACCGTCGAACCGACTGGTTTCGTCGTCACTAGTTACCGTCGGCAACTGGTTTTCGACCTGTTGGCTGTTCTCCGTGAGCATGCTGACTGCGCTCTCCTGATCGAACGAGCGGTCAGCACGCCGACTGCCGCGGATGGCGTACGCCTTCGGCGTGGCGGCTGACACTGCCGCAGTCCCGATAACTGTTGTTCCAACTGTCGCCGCCGCGGCACGGAGCATGCCTCGCCGTGTTGGCTTCCCTGTCTGGTCCGACTTCGATTGCTCGCGCGACCGCAAATCCGAGAGGACTCGGTCGGCGACGACCGTCGCGCCGTTTTTGTAGGACGGTGACTCCATCGATGCCTGTGCGGCGGCGACCGCGGCGTCCTCGTCGCCGACGACGGAGAACCCGCGGAGGTCCCGCAGTCGGCTGGCGACACCCGACTGCTCGTCGGTTGCAGGATATACCACGCAGTGGGTGCCCGCTACTGCGGCGTCCATGACGGTCGAGTACCCGGAGCAAACGACGGCGTCGGCCGCGCGGAGGTACGGAAGCAGGGAGGGGACCGCTTCCCATCCCTCGGAGCCAACGTTTACAACCGACAGGCCGCGGTCTGTGAGTCGCTCCCCGACCGATTCGAGGTTGGAGTAATGGCTTGGGACGACGACGACATCGATATCTGCGGGGACGCCATCATCCGATCCGTCGAGGGCAATCGGCGGGACGTGAACCGCTTGGTCGGGATCATCGGGTTTCGGTTCCCAGACGGCGGGGTAGAAGAACTCCCGGGAGACGGACAGTTGCAGCGAACAGTGAAACTGCGCGCCGAGTCGTTCCGTTCGGTCCTCGTAGATGCTCGGCATGTCGTGTTTCACGACGTACTGCGGGATGCCGACTCGGACGGCGGCCATCACGGCAAACATGTCGTCGGTGACGACGGCGTCCGGGTCGGTTTTGCGAAGCCACTCCACGATTTCGGAGATCCGACGGGTCGTGTCGGGGATACTTCCTGCAAGGAGATCAGTCACCGTTCCGTCTTGATAATCGCCGATGTAATCGACGGTCGTCGGTTCGAACGCGTCGTATCCGTTCAAATCGACGAACCGGGCGCCCGCTCCACCACCTGCGATCTGGATTTCACAGCCCGCGGATTCGAGGGCGCGGGCAATCGCTAGCATCCGCGTCGCGTGTCCCGCACCTTCACAGTAGTGGATGATGGCGATGTTGGAGGGCATCGTCTGCCTCATGAATGTGCACAATCATATTCCTTCTGACTTTACTGCGGAGATAGGCCCCGTTATTTCGAGATAGGAACAGCTGCGGGCTCTCTTTTGTGTTGGTCGGAACACTATGACATCCTCCTCGCCGTTCACGGCGAGGTTTCCTCGCGCTGGGGTATCGTTTACCGACCCACGGAGGCAACTTGCGGGTTCGTATGCTCCTCGTTGGGACGGGGAGAGCGTGATGACTCCAACCATTCGTGGTTGTCCCACTTGAGGCATACAGGCCGTGCCATCGACCGTGTTACCGTCGTCTGCCGTTGACGAGACACAGAGTGTCTCGTTCGCCAATCAGAACTCAGAGAGTTCTGATGACGTCTCAAGAACGTCTCTGACGCCACGAGGTCAGCGTGCCCCTCGAAGCCACACGGACACGTCAGCGTATCTCTGTGGCGCGTCGTCTCCTCTGTCGAACCACAGTTGGGACACTCCTGACTCGTCCACGCCTCCGACCGAACCTCTACCGACATACCGTATTCCTTGGCGGTACACGCCACCCGGTTCACGAACGCCCTGAACGCCCAGAAATTGTGCGTTTTCGCGTTCGTCTCTACCGACCAGTGCGTTTCCAACACGTCAGTTAACGCCCCAACGTACACCGTCGAAACGCCTTCATCGTAGAGGCGTTCGATGAGGTCACGGGCGAGTGCGTCTTGGGCGTGGTCACGTCGCTTGGTACGTCGGTCGTACAGGCGTCGGATTCGGTGACTGCTGTATCGACCTTCCTCCAACAGTGATTGGAGTCGGGCGATTTCTCGTGTCGTCTCGCGGAACCTGTCGAACAGGTCACGTCCTTCGTACAATAGTTGTTGACCGGTTGTGGTTGTGCAGGCGACGAGGTTGTTCGCACCAATATCCAGAGCGGCTTCTTCCGAAGCCAGTGGTTGTGCCAGTCGAGAATCATCGACGGTGACTGGCTGAAAGGCCCTGAACGATTGTGCTTGCTCGTCGTAGAACAACTCCAATCGACCCTGCTTCTCATACTCCGTCCAGTTCGGGTCGCCCCGAACTTCGAGCCGGAGGCGTTCGCGGTGTCCCAACCCGTACTCGTCTTTCAGGTCTTTGCCGACGAGGATTTCGAGCCGGGAGTATTCACCCCACTCGACCGAGTACGACGTGTTTCGGATGTACGTGCGGAGTTCTCGACCTTCGTCTGCGTTGCCCCAGTATCCGGGTTTTCCGTTGGCTTCGCCTTTCTTCCTAAGGCTGAAGAACGACTTCCACGCTTCGCGGTTCTTGCGCTCGATTTGCTGAACCGTGGACGCCCCGAGAACACCGCCGTAGCGACCACGATACTCGCTGATGTCCCACACGTCTCCGTCTGGGTCAGCATAGTGTTCGCGGCGCTCGTAGTTGATTTCGTTCCAGAGAGCGGCAGAAGCGTCCAACAGGCGTCGAAGCAACTCCTCGTCCTCGTCGGACAGAGGAACCACCTCGAACGTGTTGGCTCGCTTCATCGACTACTGATTGCATCGGAACACACATAAAGATGTGGTTTGTGTGCTACTATATGGTCGAAGTTCGCATCGAGTTCGATGACGACGAGCAGTACGAGCGACTGAAGGAACTGAAGAAACACCGTGGATTGACGTGGAAGGGGTTGCTCCTCGAAGGCGAGAAGAAAGTCAGGGAGGATACCCCGGAGTAAGCGGCGAACGTGGGTTGTGCCGTAGAGTGTCGGATTCACGCCCGCCGTAAACGTCGGGACTCTCTCCTTGATTCAGGTAGCCGAGATATTGGCTGAGTTCGTGTCGAATGTGCTGGGCGTGCGACCAGGAGTGATCAGCAGTAACTCCTGGTCTTTTGGCACGGGCATTGCATTTTAGCGATTCCTGTCCGGAAATCAGTAAGGTCCGTCGCGGTCAATCGACGATTTCAACGTCGAACTTGCTGTGCCAGCGATAGCGCCGGCCACCCCAGACGAAGGTCCGACGTGCGTACGCGTAGGCCATCAGCGGCACCATGGCGAGTACCGACGGATAGGCGAGCAGTGCGGTCCATCGCCGCTGTCCAAACGCGAGGTAGATGGCTCCGTGCATGGCCGTCAATACTGCCCCCGTACCGAGGGGGAAGCGGATTGAGAAAGCGGTTAACACCAGTAGCAGAACAATATTGACGACCGCCGCTGGCGGATCGTGGTAGCGGACCAGTTTCATGAATCTGACGTGGCGTTCTAGCGTCTCTCGAACGGATCCGCCCATTTCAACGCGTCGAGCGCGCCGGAGCGTCGTCACGTCGATGTACTCCCCGAGCAGCCCGTCGTCGCTGATCGTCTGGCGTAGTTCCTTTCGAAAGGCGTCGACGTCGAGGTCCGAGCGCTCAAAGATCACGGCACCGCCCCATATGACGTCGCCAGCCCAGACACTGAACGTCCCGCCGAACGCGTATCCCGGTTCGAGCAGTATGGAGAGTGGGTCCTGGCCGACGAAGAAGGGGACTTCCGAGACGGGGCCGTGCGTTTCGTAGTCAGCGTTGAGAGTGGCCAGCCAGTCGTCGGGGTGGTGGAAGTCATCGTCGGTCCAGACGATGCGGTCGTGGCGTGCCCGTTCCATCCCGACGTCGATGGCGTTGGCCTTGCCCGAACAGCCATCGGGCACGCCCGCGACGACCACTTCGACTCCTGCGGGGAGGCCATCGCGGTCCGCGACACGATCCGACTCGTCGTCACAGACCACGAGCAGTTCGTCGTCAGGCCCGAGCTGATCAGCGACTTCCTGGCATGCGGTGGTCCACGTGGTCGTCGGGAGAAGAACTGTCGTTGGCGGGCGGCCCATAGACCGGAGTTTTCATGAAACTGAACTTGAATTTTTTGAAATTTGTCTCGACACGAGCAAGGAACACGGGGAAGGGTTAATTGTATACCGGACAGGCGGCGTGGTACACGACTCGAAACCATGGAAGTCAGACTCGTAATGCGATTTCCACTCCGTCGGGCGCGGCAAACATATCAATGATGCGAGGGGGGCTCGAACCCCACTCGTAACAAGTTGCTCGCTGGTTCGAATCCTTGGCTACCACACACCCTCGCACGAGTGCGAGAGACACGGAGGTCTCTCGCGGTGATGTGCTCGGTAGAAGTGGGTTGGGGCGGATTCGAACGCCGGCGAACTCCCTTCGGTCGTCCGCTGCTTCCCGCCTCGCTCCGCTCGGCGGGAACGCCGGCCTGCTCCGTGTCCTTCACGAGGATGGAAAAACGAGTGGGTTGGGGCGGATTCGAACCGCCGGCCTGCTCCGTGTGAAGGAGCCGTCATAACCTGGCTAGACCACCAACCCAGGCAAAAATTTCTTTCCTCGGGTGAGACTTAAGCGTTCTTCTTCGGTCTTACTCGGATGCGCCACCTCGGTACCGCTTGATCCGACCGCGAGCCTTCTTGATGGCCTTCTTTCCACCGCGTTCGGCACGCCGCGGCACATCGCGGAGTTCCGATTCTAACCGCTCGCGCCCGGTTGGTTCCGACTCTTCTTCGCGTTCACGCCCGAGTGCTGACCGGATTCGTCGTTCGACCGGCTTGGCCTCTTCTCGCAGTCCGTCCGCGAGGTGATTTCCCGCACGTCGGAGGTAGTACCACGCATCTTCGAAGTGTCGATTCATATCTGTTCTTACGCAGGCAACTAATAAAAGAATTATGTGGGTAATTGTCATGCTCTGTTTTAGGCCCTCCTAAAACAGAAGATTTTAGTAGTTGTTAGGCGTGCCTAAAACTGGTGCGACGTCGCTCGTGACGGCGTCCATCGAGCGTCTATCCCTCGTGGCCGACCGTGGGCATCATACACAGTCGGTCCACAACATCCCTGTTTGTCGAGTCAGCAAGGCAACTACCGTGCCCCCGGTGACCGGCTCCACCGTGTTACGGTCATCGGTTCCTTTCCCGACTAGCGATTACCAGTGGGGGACTACCGTCGCGTCTGTAAGTCGCTGTCGATCAACGACCTTTCCCCGTATGAGTAGCTGCGTCCATCGGTGCAGATGCACTGCAGTAACTCCTCGTTAGTACGTCGGTGACTCCTCAGGGACGCCATCGCGTTGGTTCACCAGTCGCGCAAATACGAACAGCGCGTCCGAGAGTCGGTTGAGGTACTGAATCGCTTGCTCGTTCACTGACTGATCTGTCGCCAGCGCGACGGCGCGGCGCTCTGCCCGCCGCGACACTGCGCGCGCGTGGTGAAGTTTCGCTCCCGAATCGCCGCCACCGGGGAGGATGAACGACTGGAGCGGTTCGAGTTCCTCCTCTACGTCGTCGATATACGACTCTACCTCCTCGACGTGCGCTTCAGCGATGACCGGATCATCGTCTTCAGGGTCCGGATTTGCGAAATCCGCCTGCACGATGTGGAGATGGTTCTGGATACGCTCTAGTTTCTCGTCTATATCGTCGTATCCCGTCGGTCGGACGCTCCCGACGAGCGCGTTCACCTCGTCTACGGTCCCGTAGGCTTCGATCCGAGGGCTCGTCTTCGACACCCGCGACATGTCCCGAAGGTCGGTCATCCCCTCGTCGCCGCGCCCGGTGTAAATTTTCATGCGAGGGTCCTCTCGATGTACTGCACGATATTGTCGGACTCGCCCATCGTGATTCCCCGTTCGTCGTCCACGAGAACGGGCACGCTACGCTGACCGCTCACGCGTTTCACTTCGTTGCGTTCGGAGTGAAGCGCCTCGACCCACTCTGTCTCGTACTCGACGCCGTGTTCTTCCAGTGCGTCGTGTACCTTCTCGCAGTACGGACATCCGTCCAGCGCGTACACCGTGATGCTCATCGTATCGAGTTCGAATCCCGCGAGCAAAGAGATTTGGCCGTCGGCAGTCTGCCGCTACGACCGCCGCCACGCCAGTGTCACGACTACGAACAGGCTCAGGATGGCCGCGAGCGGTCCAAATCCTGGAACGCCGGTTTCCGTTTCGGTCGGTGTCGCGGTTGGCGTCGCGGTCGGTGTCTGAGTTGCCGTCGGCGTCGGGCGCTCAGTCGGCGTCGGCTCGGTCACGCCAACGGTGCCTGCGGTTTGGTTCCCGACGCTGAGGTTGTACGTCCCGACTTCGTCGAACTGTACGGTGAACCTCTCCGTCTCTGAGTCGCCAGCCCCGAGCGTCACGCGCCGCGTATCGGTCGTCGCATTGTCCACGGCGAGCGAGACGTATCCAGTCGCCGCTCGCGTCCCGTCGTTGGTCACTCCCGCTGAAACAGTGACTGTCTCTCCGGGTCGAATGCGCCGTTCACCGACGCTTGCGTTCGTCACCGCGACCCGGCCGCCGGACTCGCGGCCGACGGCGAACGTTGACAGTCCGGGCGTGTCGGCGTTGTAGACGTACGTCTCCTCTCGTTTCTCGACGAGGATTGCGTTCAATTCCGTCCACGTTCCGTCGTGATATCGGTAGAGAGCCACTTGATCCGGCGAAACGTTCCGCTCGTGCAGACGTTCCTCGTGTACGCCGAAGCGGAAGACCGCGTAGTCGATATCGCGGTCCGAGACGGAGTGGTCTACCTGCAAGTATCCGACCGTCTGCTCGTTGGGTGATGTCACGTTCGCGTCGATGGTAGCGTTCGGCGCGTCGTCGTGAACCGTAGCCTGTACCGAATACGTCTCGTTCTGTGACGCAATCGAGAGCGTGTCGAGGCTGACGTTCTTCGATTCGCTCGTTGTGTTCAGCGGAAGATCTACCAGTGACGACGGCTGTGCGGACTCCACGCGAACTGAAGATCCGTTTCGACCGGTCCGTTCGACGGAGACGTTCGCTCGCGGCGGTTCGGAGTCGTTGGCGTCGGTCTCGGATTCCGGGTCTGGTTCGATCACGACGATTTGTTCTTCGTCGCCACCGCCGCCTCCCCCACCGCCACCGCCGTTCGCGTCCGAACGTGATCCGTTCAGAGAGATCGTTGCCGATTGTCCGGACGCACCGTCGTTCCCGTTCGCGTCCGCGAGACGTGCCAGCGTCACCGTTACTGACCCATTCGATCCCACCGCGTGCGACGTCTCGTAGCTCGTCCCGCTCACCGAGAAGTCTGTCTCGTCGAGTGTCGCATTCGCCGACCCGGTCAGCGTGACGTTCACGTCGTTCAGCGTCTCCGAAGCGTCGAAGGCGATATCGACCGACGAGTCCGATCCCGCGGAGACGGAGAAATTCGAGACCGTCGGCGGGGTGTCGAGGGTGAGCGTTCCGGTCTGGGCTGACCGTTTGTTTCCAACGGTGTCCGTCGTCGTGACCGGGACCGACCGGTCGCCGTCGGCCGCAGTCGCGTCGAAGTCTACGGTGAGTGTCGCCGTGTAGGTCCCGTCGGAGTCGCCGTCAGCAATCGAGACCGCACTTCCGGAACCGAATGCACTCCCATCGACCGTCACCGACCCGATGCCTGCAGCGTCACTCACCGTCGCTGAGATATCTATCTGGTCGCCCGGCGCGACGACGCCGTCGCCGTCTGTCGCGTCAGTGAACGTCAGGCCGGTGACCGACGGCCCGGTCGTATCGAGCGTCAGCGACCCCGTCGTTCCGCTTCCGACCGTCCCCCGGTCGTCACTAGCTTGAATGGGTGCCGAGACGCTCCCGTCTGCGGACGCGTTCGACTCGTCCACTGCGACCGTCGCGTTCCATGTGCCATCGTCATCACCGTCCGTCAACGTGACCGTTCCAGCTCCGATGGCCGAGAGGTCGGTCGTTACTGTCGCCACGCCGTTCGCGTCGGTCGCTGTCGCCTCCACAGTGACGTTCTCACCATCCGTGAGGACGCCGTCACCCGTCTCGTCCGTAAGCGTCGGACTCGATACGGTCGGACCAGTCGTGTCGAGCGTTAGCGATCCCGTCGTCCCGCTTCGGACGTTCCCCGCGCCGTCCGTCACATCGACGGCCACGCTGTAGTCGCCGTCGGGGTCCGCGTTCGCACCGTTTACGGTGACCGTCTTCGACCAATCGCCGCCGGTATCGGTGAGGGTGACGACGCCAGCACCGAACGCCGAGAGGTCGGCCGTCACCGACTGCACACCCGCAGTGCTATCCGTCGCTGTCGCGGACACGGTCACAGATTCGCCGTCAGCGACGATGCTGTCTCCGTCGGCGTCGTCTGTGACGCCCACTGAGGAGAGTGTTGGTTTCGCCGTGTCGAGGGTCAGCGTCTCGGTCGTAACGACGCTTGTCTGACCGGCCTCGTCGCTGACAGTAACGGACCCACCGTGCGAGCCGTCGGGATCCGCATTCGCGGCGTCAACGGAGACAGTCACATCCCACGTTCCGTCCGAGTCGCCGTCGGCCAAGGTGACGGTTCCGGCGCCGAACGCCGAGAGGTCGGCTTCGACGGTGCGAACCTCGCTTCCGGTTCCGTCGGGTGTGACGGAGACAGTGAGATCCTCGCCGCCCGCCACGTAGCTATCAGCATCACTGTCGCTCAGTGAGAGCCCTGATGTTGATGGTGTGACAGTGTCGAGGGTGAGCGTTCCGACCGTCGTCTGATTTGTCTTCCCTTGACTGTCGGCGGCCTCGACAGAAACGGAGTGCTCTCCGTCCGCAACACCCGACGCGTCCACGACGAACGTACCGTTGTACACGTCCGAACTCCCGACTTGCGAGAGACTGACTGCACTGCCGCCGCCGAGTTCGGTTGCGTCCGCAGTGACAGTATCAACTGTCGTCGCGTCGGTCACGGTCAGTTCGACTGTCACCGTCTCTTCGTCCGCGACGACACCGTCACCGTCGGTGCCTGTGAGACTCCCGGCCGAAAGCGTCGGCGGGTTCACGTCCTGCGTCAACTCGTTCGTCGTCGCCGAGTTGGCGTTCCCGAGGTCGTCCGTCGCTTCGACGGTGAG
It contains:
- a CDS encoding DUF7553 family protein, encoding MNRHFEDAWYYLRRAGNHLADGLREEAKPVERRIRSALGREREEESEPTGRERLESELRDVPRRAERGGKKAIKKARGRIKRYRGGASE
- a CDS encoding glutaredoxin family protein — its product is MSITVYALDGCPYCEKVHDALEEHGVEYETEWVEALHSERNEVKRVSGQRSVPVLVDDERGITMGESDNIVQYIERTLA
- a CDS encoding cob(I)yrinic acid a,c-diamide adenosyltransferase, giving the protein MKIYTGRGDEGMTDLRDMSRVSKTSPRIEAYGTVDEVNALVGSVRPTGYDDIDEKLERIQNHLHIVQADFANPDPEDDDPVIAEAHVEEVESYIDDVEEELEPLQSFILPGGGDSGAKLHHARAVSRRAERRAVALATDQSVNEQAIQYLNRLSDALFVFARLVNQRDGVPEESPTY
- a CDS encoding glycosyltransferase, with translation MGRPPTTVLLPTTTWTTACQEVADQLGPDDELLVVCDDESDRVADRDGLPAGVEVVVAGVPDGCSGKANAIDVGMERARHDRIVWTDDDFHHPDDWLATLNADYETHGPVSEVPFFVGQDPLSILLEPGYAFGGTFSVWAGDVIWGGAVIFERSDLDVDAFRKELRQTISDDGLLGEYIDVTTLRRARRVEMGGSVRETLERHVRFMKLVRYHDPPAAVVNIVLLLVLTAFSIRFPLGTGAVLTAMHGAIYLAFGQRRWTALLAYPSVLAMVPLMAYAYARRTFVWGGRRYRWHSKFDVEIVD
- a CDS encoding PGF-pre-PGF domain-containing protein: MTRGVSVTLVTVAVMILAAAAAVGPGVAEAASGEQSNFTISNPEGQNLTVSFDSTQQLSDFDILLYRNGDSDQVLGADTFTETNISGGYHYETTTNVSRDGYYTGEFVKESSLNDSAYVDTTEPSVTNVQLLDDSDGDGIVASDDTVRVRADVVDATASVQSVEADASDFGAGTVSLSLTNGDTYAATFTVGGSVPADGETNVTIVAADNQSNTNRTDSPSLRLDTNAPTYSSTTLSEAGDDGTVDAGETVTVEVDVADATTAIESVTADLSDFGAGTSESLTNETESSVYNATITVSEGGTTDGDYPVTVRVRDAAGNVNQTTVETLTLNTDPNITSFAVDNSSGQSVGLSFDSDETLGNITVSVSGADSTTVTEAAFSTADGSAPYTYEATYNAPTDGTYTFTLDEAADGTGKDGASSESETVVVDTTGPDISPLSLTDGDADGNVTDGDEITVEATVSDDTSGVQSVTADLSAFDLGSSVSLTSSDGSTWNLTTAVGQSPTEGDQLASVTATDDEGNTASTETGTLSVDTSGPSLSSLTLRNGSGGMSVVRDGDTVVVSATVTDTTGITAVTTDASDFGVGTETLSNVGGDTYETSFTVNGTNAAGDGNYSLTVEATDDLGNANSATTNELTQDVNPPTLSAGSLTGTDGDGVVADEETVTVELTVTDATTVDTVTADATELGGGSAVSLSQVGSSDVYNGTFVVDASGVADGEHSVSVEAADSQGKTNQTTVGTLTLDTVTPSTSGLSLSDSDADSYVAGGEDLTVSVTPDGTGSEVRTVEADLSAFGAGTVTLADGDSDGTWDVTVSVDAANADPDGSHGGSVTVSDEAGQTSVVTTETLTLDTAKPTLSSVGVTDDADGDSIVADGESVTVSATATDSTAGVQSVTADLSAFGAGVVTLTDTGGDWSKTVTVNGANADPDGDYSVAVDVTDGAGNVRSGTTGSLTLDTTGPTVSSPTLTDETGDGVLTDGENVTVEATATDANGVATVTTDLSAIGAGTVTLTDGDDDGTWNATVAVDESNASADGSVSAPIQASDDRGTVGSGTTGSLTLDTTGPSVTGLTFTDATDGDGVVAPGDQIDISATVSDAAGIGSVTVDGSAFGSGSAVSIADGDSDGTYTATLTVDFDATAADGDRSVPVTTTDTVGNKRSAQTGTLTLDTPPTVSNFSVSAGSDSSVDIAFDASETLNDVNVTLTGSANATLDETDFSVSGTSYETSHAVGSNGSVTVTLARLADANGNDGASGQSATISLNGSRSDANGGGGGGGGGGDEEQIVVIEPDPESETDANDSEPPRANVSVERTGRNGSSVRVESAQPSSLVDLPLNTTSESKNVSLDTLSIASQNETYSVQATVHDDAPNATIDANVTSPNEQTVGYLQVDHSVSDRDIDYAVFRFGVHEERLHERNVSPDQVALYRYHDGTWTELNAILVEKREETYVYNADTPGLSTFAVGRESGGRVAVTNASVGERRIRPGETVTVSAGVTNDGTRAATGYVSLAVDNATTDTRRVTLGAGDSETERFTVQFDEVGTYNLSVGNQTAGTVGVTEPTPTERPTPTATQTPTATPTATPTETETGVPGFGPLAAILSLFVVVTLAWRRS
- a CDS encoding IS200/IS605 family transposon protein TnpB, translating into MKRANTFEVVPLSDEDEELLRRLLDASAALWNEINYERREHYADPDGDVWDISEYRGRYGGVLGASTVQQIERKNREAWKSFFSLRKKGEANGKPGYWGNADEGRELRTYIRNTSYSVEWGEYSRLEILVGKDLKDEYGLGHRERLRLEVRGDPNWTEYEKQGRLELFYDEQAQSFRAFQPVTVDDSRLAQPLASEEAALDIGANNLVACTTTTGQQLLYEGRDLFDRFRETTREIARLQSLLEEGRYSSHRIRRLYDRRTKRRDHAQDALARDLIERLYDEGVSTVYVGALTDVLETHWSVETNAKTHNFWAFRAFVNRVACTAKEYGMSVEVRSEAWTSQECPNCGSTEETTRHRDTLTCPCGFEGHADLVASETFLRRHQNSLSSDWRTRHSVSRQRQTTVTRSMARPVCLKWDNHEWLESSRSPRPNEEHTNPQVASVGR
- a CDS encoding glycosyltransferase, whose product is MPSNIAIIHYCEGAGHATRMLAIARALESAGCEIQIAGGGAGARFVDLNGYDAFEPTTVDYIGDYQDGTVTDLLAGSIPDTTRRISEIVEWLRKTDPDAVVTDDMFAVMAAVRVGIPQYVVKHDMPSIYEDRTERLGAQFHCSLQLSVSREFFYPAVWEPKPDDPDQAVHVPPIALDGSDDGVPADIDVVVVPSHYSNLESVGERLTDRGLSVVNVGSEGWEAVPSLLPYLRAADAVVCSGYSTVMDAAVAGTHCVVYPATDEQSGVASRLRDLRGFSVVGDEDAAVAAAQASMESPSYKNGATVVADRVLSDLRSREQSKSDQTGKPTRRGMLRAAAATVGTTVIGTAAVSAATPKAYAIRGSRRADRSFDQESAVSMLTENSQQVENQLPTVTSDDETSRFDGATVMVEALADQWERVSGPGVIRAMQMTVTLPDDDEADYRHWLWMGADTTDTQTRTGLLGGKSALVPRHIRLTFGPAVGTVERVGVMESDESSGLYGSFGPDETPPKHPSGAPPDGTASIIWQGKDDKRNVSLLGYCDTSIPESADADDWEGAAWQFAFDADPVDN